A window from Ignavibacteriota bacterium encodes these proteins:
- a CDS encoding response regulator has translation MQNKKYFILIVEDDNDVRESLNEILLLNNYQTLLASNVKEALQKIESVKPDLIISDIIMPEYSGLNFLQKIKAVPEFFNIPFIFLTAQSEKDDIREGMNLGADDFISKPFKTSDLLKSVKLRLEKKTYLDEKIDLTLKGITQYVPHELRTPLVAILGYPQLLKENYEELDKTQIFELLDNIYYGGKRLLNTLEKFIIYSDITSNKLKENIDENSLTTNLDFLISNVFDQLILENERKLDFNQTIEESILEINNIHLSTILKQLVENAFKFSVKGEKVNVVGKIINDKYRFEIYDQGVGIPKEYIPKIGPFVQFNRAQNQQLGNGLGLAIVTNLLDQYETKIKFEDNSHKGTKVSFEIKIAN, from the coding sequence ATGCAAAATAAAAAATATTTTATTCTAATTGTTGAAGATGATAATGATGTTAGAGAATCTTTAAACGAAATTTTATTATTAAATAATTATCAAACACTTCTTGCGTCAAATGTAAAAGAAGCATTACAAAAAATAGAATCAGTAAAACCAGATCTGATAATTTCCGATATAATAATGCCGGAATATTCTGGCTTAAACTTTCTCCAAAAAATTAAAGCTGTTCCGGAGTTTTTTAATATTCCGTTTATTTTTCTTACTGCACAATCCGAAAAAGATGATATCAGAGAAGGAATGAATTTAGGTGCCGATGATTTTATTTCGAAACCATTTAAAACTTCTGATTTATTAAAATCAGTTAAACTTCGCCTTGAAAAGAAAACTTATTTAGATGAGAAAATTGATTTAACATTAAAGGGAATTACCCAATACGTTCCTCACGAATTAAGGACTCCATTAGTAGCAATTCTTGGTTATCCCCAATTGCTAAAAGAAAATTATGAAGAATTAGATAAAACACAAATTTTTGAATTACTTGATAATATTTATTATGGAGGAAAACGACTCTTAAATACATTAGAAAAGTTTATAATTTATTCAGATATTACTTCGAATAAACTTAAAGAGAATATTGATGAAAATTCTCTAACTACTAATTTGGATTTTTTAATTTCAAATGTTTTTGATCAACTTATTTTAGAAAACGAAAGAAAACTAGATTTTAATCAAACAATTGAAGAAAGCATTTTGGAAATTAATAATATTCATCTATCAACTATACTTAAACAACTTGTTGAAAATGCATTTAAATTTTCTGTTAAAGGTGAAAAAGTAAATGTTGTTGGGAAAATAATAAATGACAAATATAGATTTGAAATTTACGATCAAGGAGTGGGTATACCAAAAGAATACATTCCTAAAATTGGTCCGTTTGTTCAATTTAACCGCGCTCAAAATCAGCAGCTGGGTAACGGACTCGGATTAGCAATTGTTACAAATTTGCTGGATCAATATGAAACTAAAATTAAATTTGAAGATAATTCGCATAAGGGAACAAAAGTAAGTTTTGAAATAAAAATTGCCAATTAA
- a CDS encoding DoxX family membrane protein yields the protein MGMIVKKIENLDNIIINWMFRNGIFLLRISVGIIFFWFGILKFFPGLSPAQELAVRTIDQISFGIISSEFSIIILALWEVLIGIGLLTGFALRFTLLLLFLQMLGTLTPIFFFPNEVFTKIPYAPTLEGQYIIKNLVIISAGIVLGSNVKRKLFFK from the coding sequence ATGGGAATGATTGTTAAGAAAATAGAAAATTTAGATAATATTATTATCAACTGGATGTTTAGAAATGGAATTTTTCTTTTAAGAATTAGTGTAGGCATAATTTTTTTTTGGTTTGGTATTTTAAAATTTTTCCCGGGGTTGAGCCCGGCACAAGAACTTGCAGTTAGAACAATAGATCAAATTTCATTCGGAATTATTTCGTCAGAATTTTCAATCATTATTCTCGCTTTATGGGAAGTGCTAATCGGCATTGGTCTTCTTACTGGGTTTGCTTTAAGATTTACTCTTCTGTTACTTTTTTTGCAAATGTTAGGAACCTTAACTCCAATTTTCTTTTTCCCAAATGAAGTTTTTACAAAAATACCATATGCTCCAACTTTGGAGGGTCAATACATTATTAAAAATTTAGTAATAATTAGTGCCGGAATTGTATTAGGTTCAAATGTTAAAAGAAAATTATTCTTTAAATAA
- a CDS encoding PAS domain-containing sensor histidine kinase — MESTVDSAKNSISNDYAEIEKNLRNIDTKTGEKIRKLINELYVQQIELENQNEELRNIQSEIEIIKNEYFDLYNNAPVGYLVLDDKAIIHKSNICFQNYLDLSASDILNKPLNNFIVEKEDFLSIYHSFFNHPKNKIFDYQFISASNKTFYGRIIGSDFSNSVFVKNNTKKILVIVNDITIQKIFEKKMQEFVLNKSKFISSIAHDIRNPLNSILGYSKFLLDEKDKLNENEIHDCLISINSVSKNLYHFIDNFLDLSKINFDLENITLTNLNQNLIIDEVLNLTSKAAILKNITINFHRKENFYCLCDKFMISTVYRNVISNSIKFTNYGGEINIHCEYKDNQASITISDNGIGMNDDVLKSIFENRKVESTEGTNNEIGSGLGLKICKEYVEKMTGKISVFSESKKGTKFTIILPTRKIKG, encoded by the coding sequence ATGGAAAGTACTGTTGATTCAGCGAAAAACTCTATATCTAATGATTATGCTGAAATTGAAAAAAATCTAAGAAACATTGATACTAAAACGGGTGAGAAAATTCGTAAACTAATTAACGAATTATATGTTCAGCAAATTGAATTAGAAAACCAAAATGAAGAATTAAGAAATATTCAATCAGAAATTGAAATTATTAAAAATGAATACTTTGATTTATATAACAATGCGCCCGTTGGTTATTTAGTTTTAGATGACAAAGCAATTATTCACAAAAGCAATATTTGTTTCCAAAATTATTTGGATTTATCTGCTTCGGATATTTTGAATAAGCCTTTAAATAATTTTATTGTTGAGAAAGAAGATTTTCTAAGTATATATCACTCTTTCTTTAATCATCCAAAAAATAAAATATTTGATTACCAATTTATTAGTGCGTCAAACAAAACATTTTACGGAAGAATTATTGGTAGTGATTTTAGTAATTCTGTATTTGTAAAAAATAATACAAAAAAAATTTTAGTTATCGTTAATGATATTACAATTCAGAAAATATTTGAAAAGAAAATGCAAGAATTTGTTTTGAACAAATCCAAATTTATTTCAAGTATTGCTCATGATATCAGAAATCCGCTTAACTCAATTTTAGGATATTCAAAATTTTTGCTTGATGAAAAAGACAAATTAAATGAAAATGAAATACATGATTGTCTTATTTCAATAAATTCTGTAAGTAAAAATTTATATCATTTTATCGATAATTTTCTTGACTTATCAAAAATTAATTTTGATTTGGAAAATATTACGTTAACAAATCTTAATCAAAATTTAATTATAGATGAAGTTTTAAATCTTACAAGTAAAGCTGCAATATTAAAAAATATTACAATCAATTTTCATCGAAAGGAAAATTTTTACTGTCTTTGCGATAAATTCATGATTTCTACAGTTTATCGTAACGTAATATCCAATTCAATTAAATTTACTAATTACGGTGGTGAGATTAATATTCATTGCGAATATAAAGATAATCAAGCTTCAATTACAATTTCAGATAATGGAATTGGAATGAATGATGATGTTTTAAAAAGCATTTTTGAAAATAGAAAAGTGGAATCAACAGAAGGAACCAATAATGAAATTGGATCCGGATTGGGTTTAAAGATTTGTAAAGAATATGTTGAAAAAATGACTGGAAAAATTTCAGTTTTTAGCGAAAGTAAAAAGGGAACAAAATTTACAATTATTCTTCCAACAAGAAAAATAAAAGGCTAA
- a CDS encoding PAS domain-containing protein gives MQENEKFFIVAIGASAGGLKAIEELFSSLPSNTGMAFIVIQHLSPDYKSLMVELLSKKTQMKVLRAENEMTIKQNCVYLIPPKMNMTIYHNQLMLFEQNHKHGLNLPIDIFFKSLAKDAGEMAVGVVLSGTGSDGTSGLKDIKENGGLVIVQEPETAQFDGMPRSAINSELVDFILPPNAIAEKLNSYANGLSFDLEEKSKLFTSKQDGILRIFSIIRDTHKIDYSNYKISTMVRRIERRMYLNQINDLQEYIKYLDGNAREVSTLSRDLLIGVTSFFRDEEAFSILQKDIIPQLIQKNQKKEIRIWVAGCSTGEEAYSIAILCYEFLEKIGNKIQIKIFATDVDHEAIIKASNGLFVDSIVNEIDESRISKYFIKQDVGFKISRKIREMVVFAKHNLIKDPPFPNIDLITCRNLLIYLQPSLQNKVFDFFNFSLNEGGFLFLGSSESIGDYSEYFDTINHKWKIYKSKGKPSIIDLHKLSIPMQTHRVGLTEKPRRNNNLNQHDEERILNRFLESAYGRFLPLTIIVNEHSEILHIIGDASKFLKFPTGKLTNNITKLINKDLEVPISTAIQKLFIKSEEIIYKNIKIKVGDNVEIYSLKFILIEGKKHQEQIGAIFFEKFAETKETENLNVLDNLDIGEQALQRISDLEQELQFTKENLQATIEELETSNEELQAANEELLASNEELQSTNEELQSVNEELHTVNSEHQTKILELTELNNDIENLINGLQLAVVFFDDNLELRKFTPKAQEILRINENDLGKSFEDILYRWEKPNLCGLIEQVQFTGEILTTEFSLNSHYYIVSVRPYLISKDSQSGVILTLVEITELHGIEDRFLKNEKWLLQTSQLAKIGGWEIDLNDNSIFWTNTVYDIFDMRKDSRINLENSLKYYVKNDKEIIKNAFSDCLNLGKDFDHNVKIISAKNNEKNIRVIGKAEIVEDKIMRVYGVIQDISELVNFQKQIEDAEIYVNQISDIIQQESNNLDENFKEKIRSINSKSERRKKK, from the coding sequence ATGCAAGAAAACGAAAAGTTTTTTATTGTTGCTATTGGCGCATCAGCGGGTGGTTTAAAAGCAATTGAAGAATTATTTTCAAGTTTGCCTTCAAATACGGGAATGGCATTTATTGTAATTCAGCATTTATCTCCTGATTATAAAAGTTTAATGGTTGAATTGCTTTCAAAGAAAACACAAATGAAAGTTTTAAGAGCTGAAAATGAAATGACTATTAAGCAAAATTGTGTTTACCTTATTCCGCCAAAAATGAATATGACAATTTATCATAATCAATTGATGTTATTTGAACAAAATCATAAACATGGTTTGAATCTTCCAATTGATATTTTCTTTAAATCCTTAGCGAAAGATGCTGGAGAAATGGCAGTTGGAGTTGTCCTTTCCGGAACTGGGAGCGATGGAACAAGCGGTTTAAAAGACATTAAAGAAAACGGTGGATTAGTAATTGTTCAAGAACCGGAAACTGCACAGTTTGATGGAATGCCGAGAAGTGCAATAAATTCTGAATTGGTTGATTTTATTCTTCCACCAAACGCAATTGCGGAAAAACTTAATAGTTACGCAAATGGGTTATCGTTTGATTTAGAGGAAAAATCAAAACTTTTTACTTCAAAACAAGATGGAATTTTGAGAATATTTTCAATCATTAGAGATACTCACAAGATTGATTATTCAAATTATAAAATTAGTACAATGGTTAGAAGAATTGAACGACGAATGTACTTAAACCAAATTAATGATCTTCAAGAATATATTAAATATTTAGATGGAAATGCCAGAGAAGTAAGTACGTTATCCCGCGATCTTTTAATTGGAGTTACAAGTTTTTTTAGAGATGAAGAAGCATTTTCAATTTTACAGAAAGATATAATTCCGCAATTAATTCAGAAAAATCAAAAGAAAGAAATTAGAATTTGGGTTGCTGGCTGCTCAACTGGAGAAGAAGCATATTCAATAGCGATTTTATGTTATGAATTTTTAGAAAAAATTGGTAATAAAATTCAAATTAAAATTTTTGCAACCGATGTTGACCATGAAGCAATTATAAAAGCAAGTAATGGATTATTTGTTGACAGCATTGTTAATGAAATTGATGAAAGTAGAATTAGTAAATATTTTATTAAGCAAGATGTAGGTTTTAAAATATCACGAAAAATTAGAGAGATGGTTGTTTTTGCAAAACACAATTTAATTAAAGATCCGCCATTCCCAAATATTGATTTAATTACGTGCAGAAATCTTTTAATCTACTTGCAACCTTCGTTACAAAATAAAGTTTTCGATTTTTTTAATTTCTCACTTAATGAGGGCGGATTTCTTTTCTTGGGTTCAAGCGAGTCAATTGGTGATTATTCAGAATATTTTGACACAATAAATCACAAATGGAAAATTTATAAATCAAAAGGTAAACCATCAATTATTGATTTACACAAATTAAGTATTCCTATGCAAACACATAGAGTTGGTTTAACTGAAAAACCACGTAGAAATAATAATTTAAATCAACATGATGAAGAGAGAATTTTAAACAGATTTTTAGAAAGTGCTTATGGAAGATTTTTGCCTCTAACAATTATTGTAAATGAACATAGTGAAATTTTACACATAATTGGAGATGCTTCAAAGTTTTTAAAATTTCCTACGGGAAAACTTACAAACAACATTACAAAATTAATTAACAAAGATTTAGAAGTTCCAATTTCAACAGCAATTCAAAAACTATTTATAAAATCAGAAGAAATTATTTACAAAAATATCAAAATTAAAGTTGGTGATAATGTTGAAATTTATTCGCTCAAATTTATTTTAATTGAAGGGAAAAAACATCAAGAACAAATTGGAGCAATATTTTTTGAAAAATTTGCCGAAACAAAAGAAACTGAAAATCTAAATGTTTTGGATAATTTAGATATCGGTGAACAAGCGCTTCAAAGAATTTCTGATCTTGAACAAGAGCTTCAATTCACAAAAGAAAATCTTCAAGCAACGATTGAAGAATTGGAAACTTCCAACGAAGAACTTCAAGCAGCAAACGAAGAACTTTTAGCTAGTAATGAAGAACTACAAAGTACAAATGAAGAGCTTCAATCGGTTAATGAAGAATTGCATACAGTAAACTCAGAACATCAAACAAAAATATTAGAACTAACAGAATTAAATAACGATATTGAAAATTTAATCAACGGACTTCAGCTTGCTGTTGTATTTTTTGATGATAATTTAGAGTTAAGAAAGTTTACGCCAAAAGCTCAAGAAATTTTACGAATAAATGAAAATGATTTAGGCAAAAGTTTTGAAGATATTCTTTATCGTTGGGAAAAACCAAATCTCTGCGGACTAATTGAGCAAGTTCAATTTACCGGCGAAATTTTAACTACAGAATTTTCATTAAACAGTCATTATTATATTGTTAGTGTTAGACCATATTTAATTTCAAAAGATTCACAATCTGGTGTAATTCTTACACTTGTTGAAATTACTGAACTTCATGGAATTGAAGATCGATTCCTAAAGAATGAAAAATGGTTATTGCAAACTTCGCAACTTGCTAAAATTGGTGGATGGGAAATTGATCTGAATGATAATTCAATTTTTTGGACAAATACAGTTTATGATATTTTTGATATGAGAAAAGATTCAAGAATAAATTTGGAAAATAGTCTGAAATATTATGTTAAAAATGATAAAGAAATTATCAAAAACGCATTTTCAGATTGTTTAAATCTCGGTAAAGATTTTGACCATAATGTTAAAATTATTTCAGCAAAAAATAATGAAAAAAATATTCGAGTTATTGGCAAAGCAGAAATTGTTGAAGATAAAATAATGAGAGTATATGGAGTAATACAAGATATTAGTGAATTAGTAAACTTCCAGAAACAGATTGAAGATGCTGAAATTTATGTAAACCAAATATCTGATATAATTCAACAAGAAAGCAATAACTTAGATGAAAATTTTAAAGAAAAAATTAGATCAATAAATTCTAAAAGTGAAAGGAGAAAAAAGAAGTAA
- a CDS encoding chorismate-binding protein, whose amino-acid sequence MQIIEILQQVEVNKNSAFFYTPNIYKDGKSFFFKNPIEILKGATHNEVSAILEKVDQLIQKKNLFGFATIPYEIGYYFQPKVIKKSYINHEEIQFYFYEKKNLEIFRSDEIQFDEVQKFIGKQNIQNYKMDISKSNYVKKIEKIKNYIAKGDTYQINFTSKAKFNFIGEITSLFLNGIFNQSANYSVLINTDKEFILSFSPELFFKVESNNIISKPMKGTLKRIVNPNDDENLVKKIKNDEKNLAENVMIVDLLRNDIGKISKTNSVKVEKLFKVEKYETLNQLTSTVVGKLNTNKLSEIIKNIFPSGSITGAPKIRSMQIIAELEKSPRKLYTGSIGIISHKNSIFNIPIRTIVISKKSKIGELGLGSGIVWDSDPLKEYEEILLKGKFISTKPKYFELMETLLCENGNYYLLEYHLKRLQKSAKYFLFKFDKELIENELQEYKNNFDSNKKYKVRMLLSKWGKVKITSGEIKQNKKFAKIIFSKNKRNVDEKYLFHKTTLRPWDNELKKYQQKSFDEILYVNENDELLEGAISNIILKIKGKLFTPPVKLGILNGCYRQNLIDKNKCEEKILTINDLHFAEKIILCNSVRKEMIVNEIYDSNYILFKKYNS is encoded by the coding sequence ATGCAAATCATAGAAATTTTACAACAAGTTGAAGTAAATAAAAACTCCGCATTTTTTTACACTCCAAATATTTATAAAGATGGAAAATCTTTCTTCTTTAAAAATCCAATAGAAATTTTAAAAGGCGCAACACACAATGAAGTAAGTGCAATTCTTGAAAAAGTTGATCAATTAATTCAAAAGAAAAATCTTTTCGGATTTGCAACAATTCCGTATGAAATTGGTTATTACTTTCAACCAAAAGTGATTAAAAAATCTTACATAAATCACGAAGAAATTCAATTTTATTTTTATGAAAAAAAGAATCTAGAAATTTTTAGATCAGATGAAATACAATTTGATGAAGTTCAAAAATTTATTGGGAAACAAAATATTCAGAATTATAAGATGGATATTTCCAAAAGTAATTATGTAAAAAAAATAGAAAAAATAAAAAATTATATTGCCAAAGGTGATACTTATCAAATTAATTTTACTTCGAAAGCAAAGTTTAATTTCATTGGAGAAATAACTTCACTTTTCTTAAATGGAATATTTAATCAATCTGCAAACTATTCGGTTTTAATCAATACAGATAAGGAGTTTATACTTTCTTTTTCACCGGAATTATTTTTCAAAGTTGAAAGTAACAATATTATAAGTAAACCAATGAAAGGTACGTTAAAGCGAATTGTAAATCCAAATGATGATGAAAATCTTGTTAAGAAAATAAAAAATGATGAAAAAAATTTAGCCGAAAATGTTATGATTGTGGATTTGTTGAGAAATGATATTGGAAAAATATCAAAAACAAATTCAGTAAAAGTTGAAAAGTTATTTAAAGTTGAAAAATATGAAACTCTCAATCAGCTTACATCTACAGTTGTTGGCAAACTAAATACAAATAAATTAAGTGAAATAATAAAAAATATATTTCCAAGCGGTTCAATAACCGGCGCGCCTAAAATTAGATCAATGCAAATTATTGCAGAGTTGGAAAAATCACCAAGAAAATTATACACTGGTTCAATTGGAATTATTTCACACAAAAATTCCATTTTTAATATTCCAATTCGAACAATTGTGATTAGCAAAAAATCAAAAATTGGGGAACTTGGTTTAGGAAGCGGAATTGTTTGGGATAGCGATCCATTAAAGGAATATGAGGAAATATTACTTAAAGGAAAATTTATAAGTACCAAACCAAAATATTTTGAATTAATGGAAACATTATTATGCGAAAATGGAAATTATTATTTACTAGAATATCATTTAAAAAGGTTACAAAAATCTGCAAAATATTTTCTGTTCAAATTTGATAAAGAATTAATTGAAAATGAATTACAAGAATATAAAAATAATTTTGATAGCAATAAAAAATATAAAGTAAGAATGCTTTTAAGCAAATGGGGAAAGGTGAAAATCACTTCTGGTGAAATTAAACAAAATAAAAAATTTGCAAAAATAATATTTAGTAAAAATAAAAGAAATGTTGATGAAAAATATTTATTCCACAAAACAACACTGAGACCTTGGGATAATGAATTGAAAAAATATCAACAAAAGAGTTTTGATGAAATATTATACGTAAATGAAAATGACGAATTATTAGAAGGTGCAATTTCGAATATCATTCTTAAAATAAAAGGAAAATTATTTACACCTCCAGTAAAATTGGGAATTCTAAATGGTTGTTACAGACAGAATTTAATTGATAAAAATAAATGTGAAGAAAAAATATTGACAATTAATGATTTACACTTTGCAGAAAAAATTATTTTGTGCAATTCTGTAAGGAAAGAAATGATTGTAAACGAAATTTATGATTCAAATTATATTCTATTTAAAAAGTACAATTCATAA
- a CDS encoding PAS domain S-box protein, with protein sequence MSNSENDELRKIALNKLSEKDFEFDLLSQKDFKEIIHELKVHQIELEIQNEELRIAQEKLEESKQNYYHLFNNAPIGYILLDSSGTILNANLEMQNILNLNLSEIKNKPFNLFLTTGDSNKFLSIYHAFFKRPDNKVFRFQAKEKQIQIFGKHQEIIHDNKNQQVLFVNVVDITELEKAHAKIAANELKYHEIFNNANDAIFISDPKSFQIIECNDIASKMCNYSKEEFNKINLTNFFTGQFKNQIIKKYKDLPILKRFENQLCNAINKNGTNIPLEISATLVKIDQQEFVLSIARNMTEHEKMIKQIEKDAELYSSIIHSSLEGFLIFDIDNKIQDLNNAACEMLGYTKSEIIGKEINSIISGNELNKIFNEQKNKAVESKFQIYLVRKDENLVNVEISISSINNGESKVFVAFLRDITIEVINKNIFKKRIELFEYAANHTIDEVMQKALDYSKELTNSKVSFWHHIDENEENVLLQQWSTNTKDQNCLVDKKHHNTNLSKAGIWADSIKNRKTIVINDYKNINHKSELPEGHTDLIRQLIVPVFKEGRIVAIIGVGNKPTNYIDQDITALELFGNVIWTIYEKQFAKETLIKSEQKNKAIVGVLPDLLFEFSNNGVFINYNCSDYSKLFLPPEKFMGKNIKDVLPKEISVLLQNKIDEAFNSENMISFEYSNFVENVYQYFAVRMVKFTPNSVLCFMRDITEKQVAKELIIESEEKFSKVFFNSPLIKTIIDIKTDKFIDVNKSFEKITGFSKKESVGKTALEIGLIKLEDRKKIFRELDVKGNVRNLQLNLFRKDGTSFICNYNIEIITIAGKDLFLTLAEDITEKIKAETELELYKNNLEKMVNERTEQLKEANYKLENEIKKTKHAEKIVLDALEKEKELNRLKSQFMSMASHEFRTPLTTIFSASELIETYINNNDTENVIRHTRKIQESVDKMVDLLGEILTLSKNDKTKIELNLSLTNIKDLLENIISEAEYKKRNEQNIILENNLSKNEYNIDGKIISHVLTNLLTNAIKYSNNNSTINLNASEKDEKIYLTVCDNGNGINKNDWKLIFEPFYRGENASNIDGTGLGLSIVKSFVEIHKGEINVESNLNGGVCFQIIIPTNL encoded by the coding sequence ATGTCCAATTCCGAAAATGATGAATTAAGAAAAATTGCTTTAAATAAGCTTAGTGAAAAAGATTTTGAATTTGACTTACTCAGTCAAAAAGATTTTAAAGAAATTATTCACGAATTAAAAGTTCACCAAATTGAGTTGGAAATTCAAAATGAAGAATTGAGAATTGCTCAAGAAAAGTTGGAAGAAAGCAAACAAAATTATTATCACTTATTTAATAATGCTCCGATTGGCTATATCCTTTTAGATTCTTCCGGAACAATTCTTAATGCAAATTTAGAAATGCAAAATATTCTAAATTTGAATTTATCCGAAATTAAAAATAAACCTTTCAATTTATTTTTAACAACTGGAGACTCAAATAAATTCTTAAGTATTTATCATGCATTTTTTAAACGACCAGATAACAAAGTTTTTAGATTTCAAGCAAAAGAAAAACAGATTCAAATATTTGGAAAACATCAAGAAATAATTCATGATAATAAAAATCAGCAAGTACTTTTTGTTAACGTTGTTGATATTACAGAGCTTGAAAAAGCTCATGCTAAAATTGCCGCAAATGAATTGAAATATCATGAAATTTTCAACAATGCAAATGATGCAATTTTTATTAGCGATCCTAAATCATTTCAAATTATTGAGTGTAACGATATTGCCAGTAAAATGTGTAATTATTCTAAAGAAGAATTTAACAAAATAAATCTTACAAATTTTTTTACCGGTCAATTTAAAAATCAAATAATTAAAAAGTATAAAGACTTGCCAATTTTAAAAAGATTTGAAAATCAACTATGTAACGCAATTAATAAAAATGGCACTAATATTCCGCTAGAAATTAGTGCAACATTAGTAAAAATTGATCAACAAGAATTTGTTTTATCAATTGCAAGAAATATGACCGAGCATGAAAAAATGATAAAACAAATTGAGAAAGATGCTGAGTTATACAGCTCAATAATTCATTCATCTCTTGAAGGATTTTTAATTTTTGATATAGATAATAAAATTCAAGATTTGAATAATGCAGCTTGCGAAATGCTTGGTTATACGAAATCAGAAATTATTGGAAAAGAAATAAATTCCATAATCTCAGGAAATGAATTAAATAAAATTTTTAACGAGCAAAAAAATAAAGCCGTTGAAAGTAAATTTCAAATCTATCTTGTACGAAAAGATGAAAATTTAGTAAATGTTGAAATAAGTATTTCATCAATTAATAATGGTGAATCAAAAGTATTTGTGGCTTTCTTACGTGATATTACTATTGAAGTTATTAATAAAAATATATTTAAGAAGAGAATTGAACTTTTTGAATATGCAGCAAACCACACCATTGATGAAGTAATGCAAAAAGCACTCGATTATTCCAAAGAACTTACAAATAGTAAAGTATCATTTTGGCATCATATAGATGAAAATGAAGAAAATGTTCTTTTACAGCAATGGTCCACCAACACAAAAGATCAAAATTGTTTGGTGGATAAAAAACATCATAATACAAATTTAAGTAAAGCTGGAATTTGGGCTGATTCAATTAAGAATAGAAAAACAATTGTAATAAATGATTATAAAAATATTAATCACAAAAGTGAATTACCGGAAGGACACACTGATTTAATTAGACAATTAATTGTTCCGGTATTTAAAGAAGGAAGAATTGTTGCAATTATTGGAGTTGGAAATAAACCTACGAATTATATTGATCAAGATATAACTGCATTAGAATTATTTGGAAATGTAATTTGGACTATTTATGAAAAACAATTTGCAAAAGAAACTCTTATAAAAAGTGAGCAAAAAAATAAAGCTATTGTTGGAGTTTTACCTGATTTACTTTTTGAATTCAGCAATAATGGTGTTTTCATAAATTATAATTGCAGTGATTATTCTAAACTGTTTCTTCCACCGGAAAAATTTATGGGTAAAAATATCAAAGATGTTTTACCAAAAGAAATATCCGTGCTTTTACAAAATAAAATCGATGAAGCTTTCAATTCGGAGAATATGATAAGTTTTGAATATTCTAACTTTGTTGAAAATGTTTACCAATATTTTGCAGTTAGAATGGTAAAATTCACACCTAATTCAGTTTTATGTTTTATGAGAGATATAACGGAAAAACAAGTTGCAAAAGAATTAATTATTGAATCCGAAGAAAAATTTTCTAAAGTATTTTTCAACAGTCCATTGATAAAAACAATCATAGATATAAAAACAGATAAATTTATTGACGTGAACAAAAGCTTTGAAAAAATTACCGGTTTTTCGAAAAAAGAATCAGTTGGCAAAACAGCTTTAGAAATTGGTTTAATTAAACTTGAAGATAGAAAAAAAATATTTAGAGAACTAGATGTAAAAGGTAATGTTAGAAACTTACAACTCAATTTATTTAGAAAAGATGGAACATCATTTATTTGTAATTATAATATTGAGATAATAACAATTGCCGGAAAAGATCTTTTCTTAACTTTAGCTGAAGATATAACTGAAAAAATAAAAGCTGAAACTGAGTTAGAATTATATAAAAACAATTTGGAAAAAATGGTTAACGAAAGGACCGAACAATTAAAAGAAGCAAATTACAAATTGGAAAATGAAATTAAGAAAACAAAACATGCAGAAAAAATTGTTTTAGATGCTTTAGAAAAAGAAAAAGAATTAAACAGGTTAAAATCGCAATTTATGTCTATGGCTTCGCATGAATTTAGAACTCCGTTAACAACAATATTCAGTGCTTCGGAATTGATTGAAACATACATTAACAATAATGATACAGAAAATGTGATTAGGCATACAAGAAAAATTCAAGAATCAGTTGATAAAATGGTTGATTTACTTGGAGAAATATTAACATTAAGTAAAAATGATAAAACAAAAATCGAACTAAATTTATCCTTAACAAACATTAAGGATTTATTGGAAAATATTATTTCGGAAGCTGAATATAAAAAGAGAAATGAACAAAATATTATTTTGGAAAATAATCTTTCAAAAAACGAATATAATATTGATGGTAAAATAATTAGTCACGTTCTTACAAATCTATTGACAAATGCAATAAAATATTCCAATAATAATTCAACAATAAACTTAAATGCTTCTGAAAAAGATGAAAAAATTTATCTAACCGTTTGTGATAATGGAAACGGAATTAATAAAAATGATTGGAAATTAATTTTTGAGCCATTTTATAGAGGAGAAAATGCTTCAAATATTGATGGAACCGGACTTGGCTTAAGTATTGTAAAAAGTTTTGTCGAAATTCATAAAGGTGAAATTAATGTTGAATCAAATTTAAATGGCGGAGTTTGTTTCCAAATTATTATTCCAACTAATTTATAG